In Polynucleobacter sp. TUM22923, one genomic interval encodes:
- a CDS encoding MBG domain-containing protein — translation MSSTAISKVYDTTTSTASALTAPTLTKTSGSLFTNSATGLQDSLSGGAFVYSDANFGINNRVVTVSNASVISGTATVTGNYAITYLANTSSTITAAPITISGLVASNKVYDATHGAVISGTPVIASGVLGGESVNLSGTATSGSFASVNVFNGIAVIPTLSGLALDSVNYYVAGVANALTADINPRPVTVTATSGQTKIYGNVDPTTFTSTVQAQGTNVGLLTGATLSGSLARDAGENVNSYAINAGTLASANPNYSITFTGADFAITPRPITLSANAVSKVYGNVDPTLGVAVTAGTLATFNTVSDTLASVAGTLSRSAGENVGTYNVLLGSGSAVGTKASNYSITYVTANQAFAITPAQLVVTAENSVMVYGSTVPSLSYTYTGLVSGDTSATFTGAITSTASSIASIGSYSITQGNLLAAGNYQMGTFNNATVTINPRPVTVTATSGQTKIYGNVDPTIFTSTVQAQGTNVGLLTGTTLSGSLARDAGENVNSYAINAGTLASANPNYSITFIGADFAITPRPVTVTATSGQTKIYGNVDPTIFTSTVQAQGTNVGLLTGTTLSGSLARDAGENVNSYAINAGTLASANPNYSITFTGADFAITPRPITLSANAVSKVYGNVDPTLGMTVAVGTLATFNTVSDTLASVTGTLSRSVGENVGSYNVLLGSGSAVGTKASNYSITFNSTNAALSITKRNVTLQVPEINKTYDGGYTYDLKPDELAALKSQLIRSDEVIAAKAVFAGNDPSVGNNKVVTIDSGSVVISDGNSGGNYTVIAINSTGRITPANLTITAANDARFFNQNDEPRYAGALYNGFVNGESVVNLPQPNRALVITRSDTSNNVGTYSLTASGHGDAGTVIGNYLINYTAGSYRILAAKDLLIRVTAVSTYGEKSTSGATPTYSYTAQYLAADGTTLSYIGNNSLSVNSVALSAPGSTLSSSLLADSTPFSVGYVANSVTHSVTAGFVPTDFTRSASSNINVGQYNVSAMDNLTKTGTSFENLVVVGKLTVLPKLITTPALTSNSISKVYDGSAVVSSGVSNVATGTSQIVSNDSATLSAIGFYNNKNVGTAKSVTVNFAISGVDAANYRLSSNQISGNYGTITQLESVTYVGPVGGDWSVANNWAGGAIPDLSNVANVIIPVGSSVSYGPGIAGPVTSQVVANGALTLANAGGPVSLGGISGAGSLALGANSLSLNATGGNFSGAISGAGGLSVVTGTQTLSGANTYTGNTAINSGASLIIAGSGVLGGGNYAGTITNNGAFTYESTATQTISGTISGAGTLTKTGTGTLVLTTANTYTGATTVNGGTLAITNAAALGASSAGTTVNTGATLDLQNIAALAEPITLNGGTLSASTGTSSVAAPVAITGNSTMAVAGTSLTVDGTISGAGTLTKTGTGTLVLTTANTYTGATTVNGGTLKLGTNASIAQSDKVTVNGNLDLTDITGNVFIQSLAGSSSGSVVLGSIAPNGLVITDGQAADSFAGVISGTGGLTIASGTQTLTGINTYTGPTIVNPGANLIAGVQSIPGDIVNNGSFGFNQANPGTFSHDMTGTGTMIIAGSGVITLTGDNTQAGGTTIQSGASLIIASTTALSGNQLVSNNGSFGIADGITLSSLAITGTVTLTSDIYTTGAQSYDNVRLAPSSDNVTTLQTVNSDILIKGTLDATVGKIQSIYIDAGLGRVTFGDSIGSIARPNRLTAIGARIFILADILTGDTQEYRGATSIGDGTYIGKALVKGFLYDSHYQYFEYDKNGTTSKISALQNNPVYVRTLVSKDPTITFNGTVDDVADYTHTLLVAAIAENSTTGRATSTMPIINFNDSVSQSIPLYSLNAQTVAAVNLTNVPDPSAYVGQINIVGNVTTYSDQVFHSYSIPAFSGDGPHIFSVVDPNASISFLLPPPSGSLPSNVNLIFNGQTNASSFVSGITQNAALGYVPPTSAGLSNASSRSSIDGGALKNTLAFQANESQMSITPESVSGVTVSSPESVEIISGKEKKSKSQSQTTDSCVTDKDGNTKCEDI, via the coding sequence GTGAGTTCTACTGCTATTAGTAAGGTTTACGATACAACGACTTCTACCGCTTCTGCATTAACAGCACCGACTTTAACTAAAACTAGTGGTAGCTTGTTTACTAACTCAGCAACTGGACTACAAGATAGCTTGTCTGGTGGTGCATTTGTTTATAGCGACGCTAACTTTGGTATCAATAACAGAGTAGTAACCGTATCTAATGCAAGTGTAATTAGTGGTACAGCAACAGTAACTGGTAATTACGCTATTACTTACCTAGCCAACACAAGTAGCACTATTACTGCAGCACCAATTACTATCAGTGGCTTAGTAGCTAGCAATAAGGTTTATGACGCAACTCATGGTGCAGTGATTAGTGGAACACCTGTAATTGCCTCCGGTGTATTGGGTGGTGAATCCGTGAATTTATCCGGTACCGCTACATCGGGAAGCTTTGCAAGCGTCAATGTCTTTAATGGCATTGCAGTCATACCAACACTGAGTGGCTTGGCGCTAGATAGTGTCAACTACTATGTCGCTGGTGTCGCTAATGCACTGACAGCGGATATTAATCCACGTCCTGTAACCGTCACAGCTACTAGTGGTCAAACGAAGATCTACGGCAACGTAGACCCAACTACCTTTACTTCCACTGTTCAAGCTCAGGGTACTAATGTTGGGCTACTAACAGGAGCCACCTTAAGTGGTAGCTTGGCCCGTGATGCTGGTGAGAACGTCAATAGCTATGCCATTAACGCTGGCACATTAGCCAGTGCTAATCCGAACTACAGCATTACCTTTACCGGCGCTGATTTTGCAATCACACCACGTCCGATTACGCTGAGCGCTAATGCAGTAAGTAAGGTTTACGGCAACGTAGATCCTACTTTAGGAGTTGCGGTTACAGCAGGAACTCTAGCCACGTTCAATACTGTGTCGGACACCTTAGCTTCAGTAGCGGGCACTTTGAGTCGCTCAGCAGGTGAGAACGTTGGCACTTACAACGTACTGTTGGGATCAGGTTCTGCTGTAGGTACTAAGGCCTCTAATTACAGTATTACTTATGTAACGGCCAATCAAGCTTTTGCTATTACTCCTGCGCAGCTAGTAGTGACAGCAGAGAACAGCGTCATGGTTTACGGCTCTACTGTTCCGAGCTTAAGTTATACCTATACCGGCTTAGTCAGCGGTGATACTTCTGCAACATTTACCGGAGCGATAACTTCTACTGCTTCTTCTATTGCATCCATTGGTAGTTATTCCATTACTCAAGGTAATTTGTTGGCAGCTGGAAACTATCAGATGGGTACATTTAATAATGCTACTGTCACCATTAATCCACGTCCTGTAACCGTCACAGCTACTAGTGGGCAAACGAAGATCTATGGCAACGTAGACCCAACTATCTTTACTTCCACTGTTCAAGCTCAGGGTACTAATGTTGGTCTGCTAACGGGAACCACCTTAAGTGGTAGCTTGGCCCGTGATGCTGGTGAGAACGTCAATAGCTACGCGATTAACGCTGGCACATTAGCCAGTGCTAATCCGAACTACAGCATTACCTTTATTGGAGCTGATTTTGCGATTACACCACGTCCTGTAACGGTCACAGCTACCAGCGGTCAAACGAAGATCTATGGCAACGTAGACCCAACTATCTTTACTTCCACTGTTCAAGCTCAGGGTACTAATGTTGGTCTGCTAACGGGAACCACCTTAAGTGGTAGCTTGGCCCGTGATGCTGGTGAGAACGTCAATAGCTACGCGATTAACGCTGGCACATTAGCCAGTGCTAATCCAAACTACAGCATTACCTTTACCGGTGCTGACTTTGCAATCACACCACGTCCGATTACGCTGAGCGCTAATGCGGTAAGTAAGGTTTACGGTAACGTTGATCCTACTTTAGGTATGACAGTTGCAGTAGGAACTTTAGCAACATTTAATACTGTGTCGGATACCTTAGCTTCAGTAACGGGTACTTTGAGTCGCTCAGTAGGTGAGAACGTTGGTAGTTACAACGTACTGTTGGGTTCAGGTTCTGCTGTAGGTACTAAGGCTTCTAATTACAGTATTACATTTAATAGCACGAATGCTGCATTGAGTATTACCAAAAGAAATGTGACTTTGCAAGTCCCTGAAATCAATAAAACCTATGATGGTGGCTATACCTATGACCTGAAGCCAGATGAGCTTGCTGCGTTGAAAAGTCAGCTAATCCGCTCTGATGAAGTCATCGCAGCAAAAGCAGTTTTCGCTGGTAACGATCCAAGCGTTGGTAATAACAAGGTAGTGACGATTGACTCAGGCTCGGTAGTTATTAGTGATGGAAACTCTGGCGGTAATTACACAGTTATTGCCATCAACTCAACCGGAAGAATTACACCAGCCAATCTAACTATTACCGCTGCTAATGATGCTAGGTTCTTCAATCAGAATGATGAGCCTAGGTATGCCGGAGCCCTTTATAACGGATTTGTGAATGGTGAAAGTGTTGTTAACTTACCTCAGCCAAACCGAGCATTAGTAATTACTCGAAGTGATACAAGCAATAATGTCGGCACCTATAGCCTGACTGCAAGTGGTCATGGGGATGCGGGCACAGTTATAGGCAATTACCTAATTAACTATACCGCTGGTAGTTATAGAATTTTGGCCGCCAAAGACCTTTTGATTAGAGTGACCGCAGTATCGACCTATGGAGAAAAGTCTACCTCTGGTGCAACGCCTACTTATAGTTATACAGCCCAGTATTTAGCTGCTGATGGCACGACTTTGTCTTATATTGGCAACAATAGTTTAAGTGTCAATTCTGTAGCCCTCTCAGCACCTGGTTCCACTTTATCTAGTTCATTACTGGCCGATTCAACACCATTCTCAGTGGGTTATGTTGCTAATTCTGTAACTCATTCTGTAACTGCTGGATTCGTACCAACTGACTTCACTAGAAGTGCTTCGAGCAATATTAATGTCGGTCAATATAACGTCTCGGCAATGGATAACCTTACAAAGACTGGTACTAGCTTTGAGAATTTAGTTGTTGTCGGAAAGTTAACTGTTTTACCTAAACTTATTACTACCCCGGCACTAACTAGTAATTCAATTTCTAAGGTGTACGACGGCTCAGCTGTAGTTAGCTCTGGGGTAAGCAACGTTGCCACCGGTACATCGCAAATCGTTTCCAATGACAGTGCGACTTTATCCGCCATTGGTTTTTATAATAATAAGAACGTCGGAACAGCGAAGTCGGTTACTGTGAATTTTGCGATTAGTGGTGTTGATGCCGCTAACTACAGACTATCCTCTAACCAGATATCAGGAAACTACGGCACCATTACCCAACTAGAGTCAGTAACTTATGTAGGACCTGTTGGCGGCGACTGGTCAGTAGCTAATAACTGGGCAGGTGGGGCAATACCTGACTTATCAAACGTAGCGAATGTCATTATTCCGGTTGGATCATCGGTTTCTTATGGTCCGGGCATAGCTGGGCCGGTAACTAGTCAAGTAGTTGCTAATGGCGCACTCACTTTGGCAAATGCTGGTGGTCCAGTATCTCTAGGCGGAATTTCTGGAGCCGGATCGCTTGCCTTAGGCGCTAACTCACTTTCACTAAATGCTACGGGTGGCAATTTTTCAGGCGCCATTAGTGGGGCAGGAGGGCTTTCAGTTGTCACTGGAACTCAAACTCTATCGGGTGCTAACACCTATACCGGTAACACGGCCATTAATTCTGGGGCAAGTCTGATTATTGCTGGATCAGGTGTCTTAGGTGGCGGCAATTACGCTGGAACAATTACCAATAACGGCGCATTTACCTACGAATCAACTGCTACGCAAACCATCAGCGGCACCATCTCTGGCGCTGGCACTCTGACTAAAACAGGCACCGGCACCTTAGTCCTGACAACAGCCAATACCTACACTGGCGCGACCACCGTTAATGGCGGAACGCTAGCGATTACCAATGCAGCTGCTTTAGGCGCCTCTAGCGCCGGTACTACTGTTAATACTGGTGCTACCTTAGATCTACAAAATATTGCAGCACTTGCAGAACCGATTACCTTAAATGGCGGCACACTGTCTGCAAGTACTGGCACTAGTAGCGTAGCAGCGCCCGTTGCCATTACCGGTAACAGCACCATGGCAGTAGCAGGTACTTCCTTGACTGTTGATGGCACCATCTCTGGCGCTGGCACTCTGACTAAAACAGGCACCGGCACCTTAGTCCTCACAACAGCCAATACCTACACTGGCGCGACCACCGTTAATGGCGGAACGCTTAAATTAGGCACCAACGCATCTATTGCTCAATCTGATAAGGTCACAGTTAATGGCAATCTAGATCTCACTGACATTACGGGCAATGTGTTTATTCAGAGCTTGGCAGGCTCAAGCTCTGGTTCTGTTGTTTTGGGATCGATTGCGCCTAATGGACTGGTGATTACAGATGGACAAGCAGCAGACAGCTTTGCTGGTGTTATCAGTGGAACCGGTGGCCTAACGATTGCCAGCGGTACCCAGACTCTGACCGGCATTAATACCTATACCGGACCGACGATTGTTAATCCAGGGGCAAACTTAATCGCTGGCGTTCAGTCTATTCCGGGTGACATTGTTAATAATGGCAGCTTTGGGTTTAACCAAGCAAACCCTGGTACCTTCAGTCACGATATGACAGGAACTGGCACGATGATTATTGCTGGTAGCGGAGTGATTACGCTGACTGGAGATAACACTCAGGCTGGCGGTACAACCATTCAGTCTGGAGCATCACTCATCATCGCCTCTACGACTGCACTCAGCGGTAATCAACTGGTTTCTAATAACGGTTCATTTGGTATTGCTGATGGAATCACCCTATCTAGCCTAGCCATTACCGGCACTGTGACGTTAACGAGCGATATCTACACTACTGGTGCCCAGTCTTATGACAATGTCAGATTAGCGCCATCCTCAGATAACGTCACTACCTTGCAGACAGTCAATAGTGATATTTTAATTAAAGGGACTCTGGATGCTACGGTAGGCAAGATTCAGTCGATATACATTGATGCAGGTCTTGGAAGAGTCACCTTTGGCGACAGTATCGGTTCGATTGCAAGACCTAATAGGCTCACAGCGATTGGTGCTCGCATCTTTATTCTGGCGGACATTTTGACCGGTGATACCCAGGAGTACAGAGGGGCAACATCGATTGGTGATGGCACTTATATCGGTAAGGCACTGGTCAAAGGATTCTTATACGACTCGCATTATCAGTATTTTGAATATGATAAGAATGGCACTACCAGCAAGATCAGTGCATTACAAAACAACCCAGTTTATGTCAGAACCTTAGTATCGAAGGATCCGACGATTACTTTTAATGGCACAGTCGATGACGTTGCGGACTATACCCACACCTTGCTAGTAGCAGCCATTGCTGAGAATTCCACTACGGGAAGAGCAACTTCAACAATGCCGATTATTAATTTCAATGATTCAGTGAGTCAGTCTATTCCGCTGTATAGCTTAAATGCCCAAACAGTAGCAGCAGTTAATCTGACTAATGTGCCTGACCCAAGTGCTTATGTTGGACAAATTAATATTGTCGGAAACGTCACAACCTATTCAGATCAAGTATTCCACTCTTATAGCATTCCTGCATTTAGTGGTGATGGACCTCATATTTTCTCAGTAGTGGATCCAAACGCATCAATCTCATTCTTGTTGCCGCCGCCTTCAGGAAGCCTCCCATCCAATGTAAACCTAATATTTAATGGTCAGACTAATGCAAGTAGCTTCGTTTCAGGAATCACCCAAAATGCTGCGCTGGGTTATGTCCCACCAACATCGGCAGGCCTGAGCAATGCTAGTAGTAGATCTAGTATTGATGGTGGCGCCCTTAAAAATACACTGGCTTTCCAAGCAAATGAATCGCAAATGAGCATTACTCCTGAGTCTGTTTCTGGAGTGACAGTAAGCTCCCCAGAAAGTGTAGAGATCATTTCTGGCAAAGAGAAGAAGTCAAAATCACAGTCACAAACTACTGATAGTTGTGTAACAGATAAAGATGGAAATACGAAGTGTGAAGATATTTAA
- a CDS encoding IS3 family transposase (programmed frameshift) has translation MKTSRFTDSQIMAILKQAESGVPAPELCREHNISVASFYKWRSKYGGMDASMMSRVKELELENARLKKMYAEVQLQADVLKEVPAKKVTRPSRRREMASQEVKKGRMSIRLACDTFVISQTCYHYSPKLSTDNALIADWLVRLTHNQRNWGFGLCYLFLRNVKGFKWNHKRVYRIYKELELNLRIKPHKRLVREKPLPLAVPQGINDTWSIDFMHDQLHDGRTIRLFNVIDDFNREALAIDIDFSMPAVRVIRSLDQIIEWRGKPLKIRCDNGPELVGNILTVWAAKHQIEMSYIQPGKPQQNAYIERYNRTVRYDWLNQYLFESIDEVQDFATHWMWTYNHERPNMGLGGITPKQKLAIAVPASTFSLG, from the exons ATGAAGACCTCCCGATTTACCGATAGCCAAATCATGGCCATCCTCAAACAAGCCGAATCTGGCGTGCCAGCCCCAGAACTGTGCCGTGAGCACAATATTAGCGTTGCTAGCTTCTATAAGTGGCGCTCTAAATACGGCGGTATGGATGCTTCTATGATGTCCCGCGTTAAAGAGTTAGAGCTTGAAAATGCCCGCCTAAAGAAGATGTACGCCGAAGTCCAACTCCAGGCGGATGTCTTAAAGGAAGTTC CTGCAAAAAAAGTAACTCGGCCATCTCGCCGCCGCGAGATGGCCAGCCAAGAAGTAAAAAAGGGTCGTATGAGCATCCGCTTAGCGTGCGACACCTTTGTCATTAGCCAGACCTGCTATCACTATAGCCCCAAGCTGTCGACTGACAATGCCCTCATTGCCGATTGGCTGGTTCGTCTTACTCACAATCAACGTAACTGGGGCTTTGGTCTTTGCTACCTGTTCTTGCGTAACGTGAAGGGATTTAAATGGAATCACAAACGGGTTTATCGGATCTATAAGGAACTAGAGCTCAATTTACGCATCAAACCCCATAAACGCTTGGTTCGGGAAAAGCCTTTACCACTAGCTGTACCCCAAGGCATTAATGACACTTGGTCGATTGATTTTATGCATGATCAGTTGCACGACGGCAGAACCATCCGCCTTTTTAATGTGATCGATGACTTTAATCGAGAGGCCTTGGCCATTGATATTGATTTTTCCATGCCCGCAGTACGAGTGATCCGGTCACTCGATCAAATCATTGAATGGCGTGGCAAGCCCTTAAAAATACGTTGTGACAATGGCCCCGAACTCGTAGGAAACATCCTGACTGTATGGGCTGCTAAACATCAGATAGAGATGAGTTACATCCAACCAGGTAAGCCACAACAAAATGCCTATATTGAACGCTATAACCGTACGGTGAGATATGACTGGCTTAATCAATACCTCTTTGAATCGATTGATGAAGTACAAGATTTTGCAACCCACTGGATGTGGACCTACAATCACGAAAGACCCAATATGGGTTTAGGAGGAATTACTCCTAAACAAAAACTAGCAATTGCAGTACCAGCCTCTACTTTTAGCTTAGGTTAA
- a CDS encoding HAMP domain-containing sensor histidine kinase, whose protein sequence is MKPLLALYFFILAAIQFGLLAGFFRSYKTENLNKPSPYWMGSLTANVLGLTIFGIGILANQSGAVKPEFNFTIANSLFYISGTLQLLFCWSLNTPISRNIKTTAISSTVVFIIIFEWMRISSSFELRTTFLCVIAALFYALQIFQLKLKRNSAPYLQLTYLQYVTGAELFFSIGRIVILSMNSYSIQTIGEVPQILVFFTIAQLVMNTLAYIAIGAYWTELMVLSNVKILDENQEIKALLLERECLIRSLLKLNKTASTGALSASIAHELNQPLGASQLNIQFLQKKLMERSLTPEQNQEILAALLADNQRAANIIQSLKSIFSESKIRVEKSDINELIESVLRITRPEMQEKNIQVILKLDSSNRVNINRSEVLQVLLNLINNAIQGLSGSTSSSKTIQIQSLNVNNGVELLVADNGPGIDAQKSSQLFELLGESNKPSGMGLGLWLCRYIVSRHGGHINYAEAPGGGALFRLTLPFVQD, encoded by the coding sequence GTGAAGCCTTTACTTGCCCTCTATTTCTTTATTTTAGCTGCCATCCAATTTGGCCTATTAGCGGGCTTTTTTCGTTCTTACAAAACAGAAAATCTAAATAAGCCTAGCCCCTATTGGATGGGATCTTTGACAGCCAATGTTTTGGGGTTGACTATTTTTGGTATCGGCATATTAGCCAATCAATCGGGTGCAGTTAAACCGGAATTTAACTTTACTATCGCAAACAGCCTTTTTTATATTAGCGGAACCCTGCAGTTGCTTTTTTGCTGGTCGCTGAATACGCCTATTTCAAGAAACATCAAAACTACCGCTATCTCGTCGACTGTGGTTTTCATCATCATCTTTGAGTGGATGCGCATCAGCAGTAGTTTTGAATTGCGCACTACTTTCCTGTGCGTCATAGCGGCATTGTTTTATGCATTGCAAATTTTTCAGTTAAAACTAAAGAGAAATTCAGCGCCTTATCTACAGCTTACTTATTTGCAATATGTGACTGGTGCGGAGTTATTTTTTTCAATCGGGCGAATCGTAATACTCTCCATGAACTCATATTCAATTCAGACTATAGGTGAGGTGCCGCAGATATTAGTATTTTTTACGATCGCACAATTGGTCATGAATACCCTAGCGTATATTGCTATAGGAGCCTACTGGACTGAGCTTATGGTTTTATCAAATGTAAAAATTTTGGATGAAAACCAAGAAATCAAAGCACTTTTATTAGAGCGTGAATGCCTTATTCGGTCACTTCTAAAATTGAATAAAACGGCATCTACTGGAGCTTTGTCTGCCTCTATTGCCCATGAGCTCAATCAACCTTTAGGGGCCTCTCAGCTCAATATTCAATTTTTGCAAAAGAAATTAATGGAGAGGTCTTTAACGCCAGAGCAGAATCAAGAAATACTTGCTGCGCTTTTAGCAGACAATCAGCGTGCTGCCAATATTATTCAATCACTTAAATCGATCTTTTCTGAGAGCAAAATCAGAGTTGAAAAAAGTGATATTAATGAGTTAATCGAATCGGTCTTAAGGATTACCAGACCAGAAATGCAGGAAAAAAATATACAAGTGATTTTGAAGCTGGATTCAAGCAATAGAGTGAATATAAATCGCAGTGAAGTCTTACAAGTACTTTTAAACCTCATTAATAATGCGATACAGGGTCTTTCAGGATCGACTAGCTCGTCTAAGACGATCCAAATTCAAAGCCTTAACGTAAACAACGGGGTGGAGTTACTGGTTGCTGATAATGGTCCGGGGATTGATGCTCAAAAAAGCTCGCAGCTATTCGAGTTATTGGGTGAAAGTAATAAGCCAAGCGGTATGGGTCTAGGTCTGTGGCTTTGTAGGTACATAGTGTCTCGCCATGGCGGACATATTAACTATGCGGAGGCGCCTGGCGGTGGCGCTCTATTTCGACTCACTCTACCTTTTGTCCAAGATTGA
- a CDS encoding type II toxin-antitoxin system RelE/ParE family toxin, which produces MRLLVTATFAKAIKQLHTPQKLALDAALKLICQDPAIGEAKVGDLLGVYVYKFRLSQQQCLLAYRIVDTESIKLLTLGQHENFYRDLKRQGD; this is translated from the coding sequence ATGCGCTTACTGGTAACGGCCACTTTTGCAAAGGCCATTAAACAACTGCATACCCCACAAAAGTTAGCGTTAGATGCTGCGCTCAAACTTATCTGCCAAGATCCTGCTATTGGTGAAGCAAAAGTTGGAGACTTGCTAGGGGTATATGTTTATAAATTTAGACTATCTCAGCAGCAATGTTTATTAGCATATCGAATTGTGGATACAGAAAGTATCAAGTTACTAACATTGGGCCAGCATGAGAATTTTTATCGAGACTTAAAGCGTCAGGGTGACTAA
- a CDS encoding CbiX/SirB N-terminal domain-containing protein, which produces MKSIVLFGHGARDARWREPFDRLAALWKAQHPNTPVTLAFLEMMQPSLEEAIASQVFAGANEVVIVPIFFGQGGHLRNDFPVLLNACREKFPGLTLSTTPAVGEDDAVLQAIVDFSARAL; this is translated from the coding sequence ATGAAGTCAATCGTCTTGTTTGGTCATGGAGCCCGTGATGCCCGATGGAGAGAGCCCTTTGATAGGCTGGCTGCACTCTGGAAAGCTCAGCACCCGAATACACCAGTTACACTAGCTTTTTTAGAGATGATGCAGCCTAGCCTAGAAGAGGCAATCGCCTCTCAAGTTTTTGCTGGTGCCAATGAGGTGGTGATAGTGCCCATTTTTTTCGGACAAGGTGGTCATTTACGAAATGACTTCCCTGTTTTGCTCAACGCCTGCAGAGAAAAATTTCCTGGACTCACTTTAAGCACGACGCCTGCGGTCGGTGAGGACGATGCTGTCTTGCAAGCCATCGTTGATTTCAGTGCTAGGGCACTGTAA
- the cobA gene encoding uroporphyrinogen-III C-methyltransferase yields the protein MGKVYLVGAGPGAADLITVRGARILEKADIVFYDALVDQEMFEFCPNAIKVSVGKRCGKLSSAQLFINKRLTDAAQRHQIVVRLKGGDPMMFGRADEEIQALKKSHIEVEVVPGITAALAGAAAIQQSLTLRGISRSVAFITLAKASDSDNDAIEQENKPDQHPTADTLVYYMGRKDASGIAKQLIEGDSQKTSATPVHILEAVSTKNQRHWSSTLGEMANGKANDWFNSASPALIMVGEALKNTGQLDAYLQCPSTEINDGLQDSIVLTDRRRRA from the coding sequence TTGGGTAAAGTCTATTTGGTTGGCGCCGGTCCTGGTGCGGCAGACCTTATTACGGTTCGCGGCGCTAGAATCTTAGAAAAAGCGGATATTGTTTTTTATGATGCTTTAGTTGATCAAGAGATGTTCGAGTTTTGCCCTAATGCGATTAAAGTATCGGTAGGTAAACGCTGTGGCAAGTTATCCTCAGCACAGCTGTTCATTAATAAACGCTTAACTGATGCAGCGCAGCGTCATCAAATCGTTGTTAGGCTCAAAGGTGGCGATCCGATGATGTTTGGGCGTGCAGATGAAGAAATTCAGGCACTGAAAAAAAGCCACATAGAGGTTGAAGTAGTCCCCGGAATTACCGCTGCTCTTGCTGGTGCAGCCGCTATTCAGCAATCACTGACCTTGCGCGGCATCAGTAGAAGTGTTGCCTTTATCACTTTAGCTAAAGCTAGCGACAGTGATAATGACGCAATCGAACAGGAAAATAAGCCCGATCAACATCCTACTGCTGATACTTTGGTTTATTACATGGGCCGTAAAGATGCTAGTGGGATTGCCAAACAGTTAATCGAGGGCGACTCACAAAAGACCAGTGCAACGCCAGTGCACATTCTCGAAGCGGTTAGCACCAAAAATCAGCGTCATTGGTCAAGCACTTTGGGTGAGATGGCCAATGGCAAAGCAAATGACTGGTTTAACAGCGCTTCACCTGCCCTAATTATGGTTGGCGAAGCCCTAAAAAATACAGGGCAACTAGATGCTTACTTACAGTGCCCTAGCACTGAAATCAACGATGGCTTGCAAGACAGCATCGTCCTCACCGACCGCAGGCGTCGTGCTTAA
- a CDS encoding DUF934 domain-containing protein, protein MNKQIISFPKGKAPSLIPNEWHVWDGGQSSDGTVAVLPKMADLENGLLKVLVPFHWWLEHDLGNHQSADVSERVAKGEVGVWFAADDDILNQIEVIEAGRSIWPVVGAHFPIFRDGRSFSTAALLRARFHWQSEIRAVGDVLVDQLLQGSRAGFDAFELREDQNLNLALKQFSLFSVVTQNSWRDQRATVTNDSSAFI, encoded by the coding sequence ATGAACAAACAGATTATTTCTTTCCCCAAAGGTAAAGCACCTTCTCTCATTCCTAATGAATGGCATGTCTGGGATGGAGGCCAATCAAGCGACGGCACTGTTGCTGTCTTGCCTAAAATGGCCGACTTGGAAAATGGTCTATTAAAGGTCTTAGTGCCATTTCATTGGTGGCTTGAGCATGATCTTGGGAATCATCAAAGTGCAGATGTATCAGAGAGAGTGGCAAAGGGCGAAGTTGGAGTGTGGTTTGCTGCGGATGACGATATATTGAATCAGATTGAAGTCATTGAAGCAGGAAGATCCATTTGGCCTGTTGTTGGCGCACACTTCCCCATATTTCGGGATGGAAGAAGCTTTAGCACTGCAGCCTTGTTGAGAGCGCGTTTTCATTGGCAGTCTGAGATTCGTGCTGTCGGCGATGTCTTGGTTGATCAGCTCCTGCAGGGCTCAAGAGCTGGCTTTGATGCTTTTGAATTACGTGAGGACCAAAATCTAAATCTCGCACTAAAGCAATTTAGTCTTTTTTCGGTAGTCACGCAAAACAGTTGGCGTGATCAGCGAGCCACAGTGACAAATGATTCGTCAGCTTTCATATGA